AGATAAAACGCCGCAAAAGTTCATGTCCGCCGCGCTCCTGAGGCTTTTTCGACATTTTATTCCCACTTGTCAAATATCGGGGAGCAATCTCTCCTTTGTCCTCTTTTTGTCAAGTATGCTCATTCTTCCAGCCTGCGGGGTGGAAATGCAGAAGGCTCCCTTGACGGCCCAGAATCTGGGACGGAGTGCAGAGAATCAGCAGGGTTACTTTAATGGGGACAAGGCAAGAGAGACCCAAAAAGATCATGAAAAAAAACAGGGTTCGCTTTGGGTAGACAGTTATTCTGCACGTCTCTATGAAAATATCCATCGTGCGTCGCGAGTGGGTGATACCGTCACCATCATTGTCTCCGAGCAATCCAGCGGAAAAGATACGGGGAATACGAATACCAGCAAGAAGAATGATCAGCTCAACACGATTGGTGGCTTGGGTGGACTCTTTACCAAATTGACCACACTGGCCTCGATCTTTAATCCTAGCAATTTAATTCAGGCAAAAACGGATAGCAAGTTTGAGGGAAAAGGAACGACCGAACAAAAAGGCGAATTGTACGCCAAACTGACGGCAACCGTAACCGAGGTACTTAACAACGGAAATTTGGTCATCCGGGGAGACAAGCATATTCGTGTGAACAAGGACGATCAGATCCTTGTGGTGGAAGGGGTGGTGCGCCCCTATGACATCGCCGCAGACAACACGATTGCTTCGACAGCCATAGCGGATGCACGAGTGACTTATTCGGGATTTGGTGTGGTGGCTGAAAGACAAAAACCAGGTTGGTTGACTCGGGCCCTGGATTATATCTGGCCCTTTTAGTGTAAACAAAATGAATAAAATATTTTTTAAAAAAACAAAATTTGTAGCCACTCTTGCACTGCTTCTGCTTTCTCAATTTCCTTTCTCTGCACAGGCTTCACGCATCAAGGATATTTCCAATTTTAAAGGCGTTCGAAACAACCAGCTCATTGGTTATGGTTTGGTGGTGGGTCTGGATTCTTCTGGCGATAGTACCAGTTCCGAGGTGGTGAGGAAAAGCATGGGAGAGGTTTTGGCTAAGATGGGAATTGGGACAGACGTGTCGCGTTTTCAATCCAAAAATGTTGCGGCAGTGATGGTGACGGCCACCTTGCCTGCTTTTTCGAAGATGGGATCCACAGTGGATGTGGTGGTTTCCTCCATTGGAGACGCCAAGAGTCTTCAAGGGGGAACCTTGCTCATGACGCCTTTGCGCGGGGCTAATCAGGAAGTTTATGCCGTGGCCCAGGGACCTATTTCGGTGGGAGGCTATACGGCCGAAGCCCCGGCCGGGGGATCGGTGGTCAAGACCAATCATCAAACGGTCGCCAAGATTACTGGGGGAGCGATTGTCGAAAAAGAAGTCGATTTCGGCCTCGATAAAAGTACCGAGTTGGTGTTGGCCCTCAATCAACCCGATTTTACGACGGCCACACGCGTTGCCCAGAAAATAAATGAAAATCTCAAAGGGAAATATGCCAATGCAGGAGATTCAGGTTCTATCAGTATCCAGGTGCCTGGGGAGTATCAGGATAAAGTCGTTGGGCTTATAGCAAGACTGGAGAGCCTGGAGATTCAGCCCGATAGCACTGCTCGCGTGGTTTTGAATGAGCGCACAGGGACGGTGGTGATGGGTGAAAACGTGCGCATCTCCACCGTGGCAGTTTCTCATGGCAGTCTGAATATTCGGATCGATCAAAGTTATCAGGTGTCTCAGCCGAATGCGCTGAGTCAGGGAGAGACCGCCATCATTCCCCAAAGCGACATCTCGGTTTCGGATGACAAAGAAAGAAAATTGGTGATTGTTCCCCAGGGAGTGAGCATTGGAGAAATTGTGAAGGCCTTGAATTCGATGGGGGTAAGTGCCCGAGACCTGATTTCAGTCTTACAGGCGATCAAGGCAGCTGGGGCTTTGCAAGGGGAGTTGGTGTTGATTTAATATGCTTACGAAACTTAACGAAATTTCAAATTCTGTAGCCGCAAATCCTCTCGTGGATAAGGAGAAATCTTCTACAGAAGCTAATACGGAGCAAGCCTGGAAGGCGGCCAAAAAGTTCGAGGCTTACTACATGGGTTTCGTTTATCAAAAGGGCATGGATTCTATTCCCAAGTCCGAAGATTTTGGAAATTCGGTGAATCAGGAAGTTTATCAGAATTTTTTCAGTCAGGCGATTAGTGATCAGGTGGAAAAATCACCGCATGGAATTGGACTGGCTGAAATGATCGTGAAGGGGAAAAAACCGATGACCCCTTCTTTGACTCAGGACTTTAAGCCTCTTGCAGCGCCCGTGCTTAATAATCCCGAATTTTATCTACCGGCGGCCCGAGTGACTTCCGGGTTTGGGTTTCGGGGAGATCCCTTAGAAGGCGATCAGCGATTCCATCAGGGAATGGATCTGGCTTATCCAAAAAGGACCCCGATTCAAGCGGCTGCAGAGGGTAAGGTGGTGTTTAGCGGGAAAAAAGGGGGCTATGGGAATGCAGTGATGATCCAACATGATCAAGGTTATACAAGTTTATACGGCCATGCGGATGAAAATTTGGTGAAGGTGGGAGCTCGGGTGAAAAAAGGCGAAGTGATTGCCTATTCGGGGTCAACAGGTCGCTCAACGGGTCCTCATCTGCATTTTGAGATAAGAAAAGATGGAAAAGCTGTGGATCCCAAGAAGTTGGTGTTTTTTAAAAATAATACTTAAGTTTTTTAGGTATCCTCCGTTATGAACCTATGAGAAGGAATGTAAACTGGAGGCCCCTATGAAAATAAATGACGTTGAACTTCCTGCGACACCCAAGGAGGTCAAGACCCGAAAAAGTGAGAACGCAAAAAGTCGTTCCAGTTCTCGCTCAGGTGGGATTGACTCTTCAGGAGGTAAGCGGGATCAAATAAATATATCGGTGGCGTCGCAGCAGATGCAGACGCTAAAAGGCAATTATGATTCTCTTCCGGATATTAAAGTAGATCGCGTCAGCTACCTGAAGCAGGCGATTGAATCGGGTGAGTACAAGCCTGATTATCACGAGGTGGCCGGTGCCTTACTGAAATATCTGCAGGGAGAATGAGCAGATTAAAGTTAAGGAAAATATGAATTCTATAATTCAACAAGAATTTACAGGTCTTCTGGAAGAATTGAAAATGGAACTCGTTGCTCTTGTTGATGCCCTGCGGGAAGAACGTGAGGCAATTATAGATTTTGATCTCCAGAAAATTAAGGATGTGTACACTTTAAAGAATGACAAACTCATT
The sequence above is drawn from the Deltaproteobacteria bacterium genome and encodes:
- a CDS encoding peptidoglycan DD-metalloendopeptidase family protein — its product is MLTKLNEISNSVAANPLVDKEKSSTEANTEQAWKAAKKFEAYYMGFVYQKGMDSIPKSEDFGNSVNQEVYQNFFSQAISDQVEKSPHGIGLAEMIVKGKKPMTPSLTQDFKPLAAPVLNNPEFYLPAARVTSGFGFRGDPLEGDQRFHQGMDLAYPKRTPIQAAAEGKVVFSGKKGGYGNAVMIQHDQGYTSLYGHADENLVKVGARVKKGEVIAYSGSTGRSTGPHLHFEIRKDGKAVDPKKLVFFKNNT
- the flgM gene encoding flagellar biosynthesis anti-sigma factor FlgM, translating into MKINDVELPATPKEVKTRKSENAKSRSSSRSGGIDSSGGKRDQINISVASQQMQTLKGNYDSLPDIKVDRVSYLKQAIESGEYKPDYHEVAGALLKYLQGE
- a CDS encoding flagellar basal body L-ring protein FlgH: MLILPACGVEMQKAPLTAQNLGRSAENQQGYFNGDKARETQKDHEKKQGSLWVDSYSARLYENIHRASRVGDTVTIIVSEQSSGKDTGNTNTSKKNDQLNTIGGLGGLFTKLTTLASIFNPSNLIQAKTDSKFEGKGTTEQKGELYAKLTATVTEVLNNGNLVIRGDKHIRVNKDDQILVVEGVVRPYDIAADNTIASTAIADARVTYSGFGVVAERQKPGWLTRALDYIWPF
- a CDS encoding flagellar basal body P-ring protein FlgI, which translates into the protein MNKIFFKKTKFVATLALLLLSQFPFSAQASRIKDISNFKGVRNNQLIGYGLVVGLDSSGDSTSSEVVRKSMGEVLAKMGIGTDVSRFQSKNVAAVMVTATLPAFSKMGSTVDVVVSSIGDAKSLQGGTLLMTPLRGANQEVYAVAQGPISVGGYTAEAPAGGSVVKTNHQTVAKITGGAIVEKEVDFGLDKSTELVLALNQPDFTTATRVAQKINENLKGKYANAGDSGSISIQVPGEYQDKVVGLIARLESLEIQPDSTARVVLNERTGTVVMGENVRISTVAVSHGSLNIRIDQSYQVSQPNALSQGETAIIPQSDISVSDDKERKLVIVPQGVSIGEIVKALNSMGVSARDLISVLQAIKAAGALQGELVLI